In the genome of Halobacterium noricense, one region contains:
- a CDS encoding DUF7836 family putative zinc-binding protein → MAHEAYVQLVCPECQKQWESTPSELPTHDENFSCSNCHATRRTAEFMRTDRDLENLKQLQ, encoded by the coding sequence ATGGCGCACGAGGCGTACGTGCAGTTGGTCTGTCCTGAATGTCAAAAGCAGTGGGAGAGCACGCCGAGCGAGTTGCCCACCCACGACGAGAACTTCAGCTGTTCGAACTGTCACGCCACACGGCGGACGGCGGAGTTCATGCGAACCGACCGCGACCTCGAAAACTTGAAACAGCTCCAGTAA